Part of the Desulfovibrio sp. ZJ209 genome, CTACCTGGCCGGCCTCGCCGTGGGCTTCTGGGAGAGCATCGGCGAGATCCAGTCGCAGTGGCAGGTGGAGCGCGCCTTCTCGCCCTTTGGCGACACGGCCCGCGTGGCCAAGCAGATCGAGGGCTGGCACAAGGCCGTGGAAGCGGTCATCTGCCAGTATCCCAAGTAGACGGCCGACCGCTTTGTTGCAACGCACACCGGCGCTGGGCGGCCGCCCCGTTGAGCCGCCCCGCCGGGAAGACACCAGGCACATATCCGACGCGAAAACAAGGAGCGCGCTATGGAAACCAGCCTGTTCGTGAAATGCATTTTCGAGCTTCTCGGCACCTTCGTCATGATCCTCTTGGGCTGCGGAGTGGTGGCCTGCTGTAATCTCCAGGGCTCCAAGGGCCAGGGGGGCGGCTGGGTGGTCATCACCCTCGCGTGGGGCCTCGCGGTCATGTGCGGCGTGCTCATCGCCGGGCCCTATTCCGGGGCGCACCTCAACCCGGCGGTCAGCATCGGCCTTGCCGCGGCCGGCAAGTTCCCGTGGGGCTTTGTCATCCCCTTCATCATCGCCCAGATGCTCGGGGCCTTCCTCGGGGCCGTGGCCGTCTATGTGTTCTACAAGGACCACTTTGACGCCACCGAGGACAAGCCCACCAAGCTCGCCGTCTTCTCCACCATCCCGGCGATACGCAATTACCGGCGCAACCTCGTCTGCGAGGTGCTCGGCACCTTCGTGCTCGTGCTCGTCATCCTCTACATGAGCGAGACCGGCAACACCGCCGAGGTCGGCCTCGGCAGCATCGGGGCCATCCCCGTGGCGCTGCTCGTGGTGGTCATCGGCATGTCGCTCGGCGGCACCACGGGCTATGCCATCAATCCCGCGCGCGACATGGGCCCGCGCCTCGCGCATGCGGCCCTGCCCATCAAGGACAAGGGCAGCAATGACTGGGAATACAGCTGGATCCCCATCCTCGGCCCCATTCTCGGCGCCGTGACCGCGGCCATCGTCTTTGCCGTGGTGAAAAGCATGATGTAAGGCCGCCCTCGGGCCAAAACGAAAAGGCTGTCCACTCCCGGAAGGGAGTGGACAGCCTTTTCGTTTTAACGCATGCCCCTGCCGTCAGGGCAGGGAACGGCTAACGCCTAAATCCCCTGGGCGATCATGGCGTCGGCCACCTTGCGGAAGCCGGCGATGTTGGCGCCCATGACGAGGTTTCCGGGCTCGCCGAATTCCTTGGCGGTGTCGGCGGCGTTCTTGTAGATATTGTCCATGATGCGGTGCAGCTTTTCGTCCACGGTGGCGAAATCCCAGCTCTGCATGCTGGCGTTCTGCGCCATCTCGAGCTGGCTCGTGGCCACGCCGCCCGCATTGGCGGCCTTGGCGGGCCCGTAGGCGATGCCGGCCTTCACGAAGGCATGGACGGCGTCCAGCGTGGAAGGCATGTTGGCGCCTTCGGCCACGCACTTGCAGCCGTTCTTAAGCAGGGTCTCGGCGTCCGCGAGGTTGAGCTCGTTCTGCGTGGCGCAGGGGAAGGCGGCGAAGCAGGGCACGCTCCACACGGCGTTGCGCCCCTTGGGATAGTCGGCGACGGCCGTGTACTTGGCCGAGGGCACGAGCTCCGCATAGCGCGTGAGCGAGGCGCGCTCCACTTCCTTGACCTGCTGGAGCACATCCACGCGGATGCCGGACGGGTCATGGATCATGCCGCGCGAATCGGACACGGTGACGGGCTTGGCGCCGATCTGCTGGAGCTTCTGGCAGCAGTAGATGGCCACGTTGCCCGCGCCGGAGACCGCGCATTCCTTGCCTTCCAGCGTTTCGTTGCGCGCCTTGAGCATGGCCTGCGCGAAGTAGACCACGCCGTAGCCAGTGGCCTCGGTGCGCGCGAGCGAGCCGCCGAAGAGCAGGTTCTTGCCGGTGAGCACGCCCTCATAGCTCTTGGTGAGGCGCTTGAACTGCCCGAAGAGGAAACCGATCTCGCGGCCGCCCACGCCGATGTCGCCCGCGGGCACGTCGATGGTGGCGCCGATGTGGCGGAAAAGCTCGGTCATGAAGGCCTGGCAGAAGCGCATGACCTCCATCTCGGACTTGCCCTTGGGGTCGAAGTCGGAACCGCCCTTGCCGCCGCCGATGGCAAGGCCGGTGAGCGAGTTCTTGAAGATCTGCTCGAAACCGAGGAACTTGAGGATACCGAGATTGACGCTCGGGTGCAGCCTGAGGCCGCCCTTGTAGGGGCCGATGGCCGAATTGTACTGCACGCGGTAGCTGCGGTTCACCTGGATCTGGCCCTTGTCGTCCACCCAGTCCACTCGGAAGGCGATGATGCGCTCGGGCTCGGTGATGCGCTCAAGGATGCGGTATTTCTCGTATTTGTCATTCCTTTCCAGAATGGGCGTCAGGCTCTGCAAAACTTCCTGCACAGCCTGGAGGAAGACCGGCTCGCAGCTGTAGCGTTCCTTCAGGTTGTCCATCACGCGCTGCACGTATGTCATTCTCTGCTCCTTTGCTCGGGCGCCTCTGCGCCTGGGTTCACATATCCGGGAAATTTCTTAGCCGTATTCCGCGCCGCTGGCAAGCGCGCGAGCGCCGCCCGGCGCGGCAAAATGGGGTCGTCTAGAGGGCCGGTTCCCAACGGGGGCCCCCGGGCAAGGCGCCGTCCCCTTCGCCACCCTTGGGCAACTCGGGGGTATCGCCCACGCCCGGCGCCTCGGTGGAGAGCAGGTGCGCCGGCACCTCGCCGGGGCCCGGGATGACAAGGGTCTCGGGATTGAGGCTGTACCACGCGAACCACATGGAATAGACCCCGAAAAACTCCTTCATGGAGGCGCCGCGCATATTGCCGGCCGTGGCCTTGCCCGTGGCCGTATCCCAGGTGCTTTTGGTATTGATGTCCATGAGGTTGCCGTCCTGCATGACGAACAGGAAGGGCTCGGCCCAGACCTGGCGGCTGTAGATGCGCACCACGTCGAGCCTTTTGTCATGCACGGCCAAAAGCGGCGCCGGCCCGAGAAAAAAATTCACCGCGCCCTTTTTTTTCACATAGGCGATGTCCACGGCGAGGAGGAAATGGTCATACTCCAGGCAGAGCATGGGCGTCTTGCGGTGAAAGCGCCTGTCGAGCCAGCGGGGCTGGTAGGCGAGGGTGTCGTTGTCATAATAGGTGTCTTTTTTCAGGTAGCTGCCGTAGGGGTCGCGCCCGTACGGGCGCCTGCCGCGCGGCTTGGCGAGCACGGGCGCGTCGGGATAGACGTGGCTCGCCGCGCCCCATGTCGTCCAGAACACGGGCAGCGTGGGCATGCCGCGCCCGAGCAGCGGGCCCTCGAAGGCCATGCCCATCTCCTGCAGCCACAGGCTGCCGGAATTGCGGTCGGTGAGGATGCTGTTGCCGTCATAGAGAAAGCCGGCCGTGCCGCCGGTGCCGCTGTGGCTCTCCACGTCGAAGATCAGGTTCAGGCCCTGCATGGAGGCGTCATATGCCATGAAGGTGCCCGTGATGGGGCAGTAGGTGACGGCATAGGCGTGGTCGTTGATGAGCTCGTTGACCACCTGGTGCCAGACGAGATAGCGTTGCGGATAGATGCGCGGCCCGTCCGGGAAGATGACCACGAAGGCCGGCTCGTTGTGCGTCATCTTGAGGTCGGCCTCGGCGACGGTGTCATAGCGCGGCCGGTAGAGCGAGGTGATGGTCCCGGGCATGGGCACGTCGACGAGATAGCGCGTGATGTCGGCGAGCTGCTGGAGGTCCTGCGGGCGCGCCTCGGCCGGGGCGGCGCCAAAAAGGAGGAGCAGGAGCGCGGCAAGCCCGGCGAAGAGGCCGGCCGGAAGCATGGTCGGCCGCCGCATCAGCGGGCGCTCCCCCCCTCGGCGCCCGCGTATTCGCTGAAGAGGTATTCCCGAAGCGCCCGGGGCCACGGCCGGGGCTTTTCGCCCAAGAATTCCGCGAGTTTGCTGTTGTCGAGCGCGGAATTGGCGGGCCGTTCCGCGGCCTGCGGCCATTCGCTCCCCGGGATGGGCTCCACCCGGCAGGGGCCGGAGGTGAGGGCGATGGCTTCGCTCGCGAGCTCGCACCAGCTCGCCACACCGCTGTTGACCGCGTGCCAGATGCCGGTGGCGCGGGCCCGGGCCAGCTTCTCGGTCCAGCGGGCGAGGTCGAGGGTATAGGTGGGCGAGCCGATCTGGTCATGCACCACGCTCACGGCGTCGCGTTTGCGGCAGGCATTGAGGATGACATCCACGAAATTGGAGCGCCCGGGCCCGAAGAGCCACGCCGTGCGCAGCACGCAGCTCCGCTCCGGGAGCGCGCTCAACACGGCCTCCTCGCCGGCGAGCTTGGTGCGCCCGTAGACGCTCTTGGGGTGCGGAGTGTCGGTTTCGCGCCAAGGGCCGTCATGGGGCCCGGAAAAGACAAAATCCGTGCTGAAATGGACGAGGTGCCCGTACCCGAGAGCGGCCAGCGTGCGCGCCAGCGCGTCCGGCAGGGTGCGGTTGGCGATGAGCGCTTCTTCGGGATGCTCTTCCGCAGCGTCCACGCGCGTCCAGCCGAGGGCGTTGAACACCACGTCCGCGCCGGCCTCTTCCAGCAGGCCGCGCAGAAACTCAAGGTCGAGCAGGTTGCCGTCCGTGCGGCTGAAGACGCGCGTTTCCCAGCCCGCGTCCGTGAGCGCCCGCGTCAATGCCTGCCCCACAAGGCCGGTGGCCCCGCCGAGAACCAATGCTTTCGCCATGCCCGGCCTCCTGCCGTTCCATGCGGCGTTCTCACGCCTTTGTTCCGTATGGCGCGACTCTAGCCCCAAGCCACAGCACGGTCAACATGGCTTGGCTGCCCCCCGGCTGCTTGCGGGCGGGGGGCAAGTGACGT contains:
- a CDS encoding MIP/aquaporin family protein codes for the protein METSLFVKCIFELLGTFVMILLGCGVVACCNLQGSKGQGGGWVVITLAWGLAVMCGVLIAGPYSGAHLNPAVSIGLAAAGKFPWGFVIPFIIAQMLGAFLGAVAVYVFYKDHFDATEDKPTKLAVFSTIPAIRNYRRNLVCEVLGTFVLVLVILYMSETGNTAEVGLGSIGAIPVALLVVVIGMSLGGTTGYAINPARDMGPRLAHAALPIKDKGSNDWEYSWIPILGPILGAVTAAIVFAVVKSMM
- the gdhA gene encoding NADP-specific glutamate dehydrogenase; translated protein: MTYVQRVMDNLKERYSCEPVFLQAVQEVLQSLTPILERNDKYEKYRILERITEPERIIAFRVDWVDDKGQIQVNRSYRVQYNSAIGPYKGGLRLHPSVNLGILKFLGFEQIFKNSLTGLAIGGGKGGSDFDPKGKSEMEVMRFCQAFMTELFRHIGATIDVPAGDIGVGGREIGFLFGQFKRLTKSYEGVLTGKNLLFGGSLARTEATGYGVVYFAQAMLKARNETLEGKECAVSGAGNVAIYCCQKLQQIGAKPVTVSDSRGMIHDPSGIRVDVLQQVKEVERASLTRYAELVPSAKYTAVADYPKGRNAVWSVPCFAAFPCATQNELNLADAETLLKNGCKCVAEGANMPSTLDAVHAFVKAGIAYGPAKAANAGGVATSQLEMAQNASMQSWDFATVDEKLHRIMDNIYKNAADTAKEFGEPGNLVMGANIAGFRKVADAMIAQGI
- a CDS encoding DUF3179 domain-containing protein, with the protein product MLPAGLFAGLAALLLLLFGAAPAEARPQDLQQLADITRYLVDVPMPGTITSLYRPRYDTVAEADLKMTHNEPAFVVIFPDGPRIYPQRYLVWHQVVNELINDHAYAVTYCPITGTFMAYDASMQGLNLIFDVESHSGTGGTAGFLYDGNSILTDRNSGSLWLQEMGMAFEGPLLGRGMPTLPVFWTTWGAASHVYPDAPVLAKPRGRRPYGRDPYGSYLKKDTYYDNDTLAYQPRWLDRRFHRKTPMLCLEYDHFLLAVDIAYVKKKGAVNFFLGPAPLLAVHDKRLDVVRIYSRQVWAEPFLFVMQDGNLMDINTKSTWDTATGKATAGNMRGASMKEFFGVYSMWFAWYSLNPETLVIPGPGEVPAHLLSTEAPGVGDTPELPKGGEGDGALPGGPRWEPAL
- the rfbD gene encoding dTDP-4-dehydrorhamnose reductase encodes the protein MAKALVLGGATGLVGQALTRALTDAGWETRVFSRTDGNLLDLEFLRGLLEEAGADVVFNALGWTRVDAAEEHPEEALIANRTLPDALARTLAALGYGHLVHFSTDFVFSGPHDGPWRETDTPHPKSVYGRTKLAGEEAVLSALPERSCVLRTAWLFGPGRSNFVDVILNACRKRDAVSVVHDQIGSPTYTLDLARWTEKLARARATGIWHAVNSGVASWCELASEAIALTSGPCRVEPIPGSEWPQAAERPANSALDNSKLAEFLGEKPRPWPRALREYLFSEYAGAEGGSAR